The nucleotide window CCTGAGCCAGTTTCGGATCGGTGGTGATCAAGCCGACACGCGTACGCACATCGTGCTCGGCCTGCGCCAAGAGGTCGGTGGCGATCATGGCAGCGTCGCCCGAGGCGTCGGCGACGATAAAGATCTCGCTCGGCCCGGCGAGTTGGTCGATGCCGACCGACCCGAAAACCTGGCGCTTGGCTTCGTTGACGTAGGCATTGCCGGGGCCAACGATCTTGTCGACGGCAGGAATGGTCTCGGTGCCGTAGGCCATGGCGGCGATCGCCTGGGCACCGCCAACGCGGAATATGCGGTCCGCTCCGGAGAGGTGACATCCAGCGATCATCGACTGATGCGCGTTCGGCGGCAGGCAAGCGATGACCTCGTCGCAGCCAGCCACCTTCGCTGGCACGATGGTCATGACGGGCGCCGACAGCAGCGGATAGCGTCCTCCAGGCACATAGGCACCAATGCGGGCGATTGGTATGACACGATGGCCTAGATGCAGGCCCGGCAGGGGTTCGACCTCGAGCGGGAGCATGGTCGCCAGTTGCGCTACGGCGAAGGCGCGCACACGCTCGATGGCAAAACGTGTATCGGCAGCGGTCTGCGGATCAAGTGCTGCCACAGCCGCCTCCCGCTCGGCCATGGAGACCTCGAAGTGCGCGACCTCGGCGCGGTCGAAGGTGCGGCTGTACTCACGCAAAGCCTCGTCGCCGCGCTCGCGCACACCGGCAAGCACGCTTTTCACCGTTTGCTCGATCTCGCCGGCATCGGCCACGGCGGTGGGGCTCGGAGCCTTGAGATGATGGATGCGGGCGGCGATTTCGGATGGAAGCTGCATGGTTCTGTTCCGGATGACTGCGGTTTCATGTCGAGAGTGAGGGACGGCGACCCTCGACACAATCGGACTGCGGGCGATCGTCTAGTATTCTAACCGGTCGATGCTACCATCCCGACCCAAAGGAGCTGCCATGTCGCAAATCGGGGAACATCTGCGCGAGCTGCGCCGTCGACGCCATCTCGGCATCAGGGAGCTGGCGACACGCTCGGGGATCTCGCATTCCACCATCTCGCTGATCGAGCGCGACCGCATCAGCCCGTCGGTCGACACACTGAGCGCTATCCTCGATGCACTCGGCACGACCTTGCCGGGGTTCTTCTCCGGCATCACCTCGGTGGTGCCGTCATCGCCATTCTATTCGGCGCGGGATTGCATTGAGATTGGCAACCACGACTCGATCTCCTACCGCATGTTAGGTGTGAACTTCCCGAACCGCACCTTATTGATGCTGCATGAGACCTATGCACCGGGCGCCGATACCGGCGAGGCTTTCAGCCACCAAGCCCAGGAAGCGGGCTTTGTCATGACCGGAGCAGTGGAGATTACCGTAGGCAGCGAAAGCCGAGTGCTCATGCCCGGCGACGGTTACTATTTCGACAGCCGTTCGCCGCATCGCTTCCGCAATGCCAGCGACGAGCCGAGCCAGATCATCAGCGCAGTAACGCCACCAACTTACTAAGAGGTGTCGGCGGCCAAGATTCGGTCGATATATCGACCAGCGCCTTACCCAACGGCATCAGGCCTGTTGCCCTCACCTCAGTTGTGCTCTTGTTATCCGGTCCAGAGGTGGAAAAAGGATAAGAACATGACTTTCAAAAGGACAATCAGCACGATCGGTGCGGCGGGCATGGCACTTTCGCTCGTAGCGGGTGCGGCGTCGGCACGCGATCTGACCGTCGTTTCCTGGGGCGGCAACTACCAGGACGCGCAGAAGAAGATCTATTTCGAACCCTATGCCCAGAAGCTAGGCAAGCCGGTGCTCGACGAAAGCTGGGACGGCGGCATTGGCGTGATCGCTGCCAAAGTGAAGGCCGGCGAGCCCAATTGGGATGTGGTGCAGGTCGAAACGGAAGAACTTGAGCTCGGCTGCACAGACGGCTTCTACGAAAAGATCGACTGGGACAAACTCGGCGGCAGGGACAAGTTTCTGGCGGCGGGCGCGCATGACTGTGGCGTCGGCGCCATCGTCTGGTCGACCATGCTGAGCTATGACGGAGATAAGCTGAAGGACACGGTGCCAACCTCCTGGGCCGATTTCTGGGACACCGAGAAATTCCCAGGCAAGCGTGGCCTACGCCGCGGGCCGAAGTACTCGCTCGAATTCGCATTGATGGCCGACGGTGTGAAGCCGGCGGATGTTTACACAGTGCTGCGCACGCCGGAAGGCGTCGACCGTGCCTTCAAGAAGCTCGACGAGATTAAGAAGGACGTGGTCTGGTGGGAAGCAGGTGCCCAGCCGCTGCAGCTACTCGCCTCCGGCGAAGTGGTGATGACGACCGCTTATAACGGCCGCATCTCGGGCATAAACAAGACCGAAGGCAAGCACTTCAAGGTGGTCTGGCCGGGCAGCATCTACGCCATCGACAGCTGGGTGGTGCTGCGCAACAGCCCCAACAAGGACGATGCGATGAACTTCATCGCCTTTGCCAGTGCGCCAGAAAACCAGTCCAAGCTGCCGGAATACATCGCTTATGGCCTGCCGCAGAAGGAGGCGGCGGCGGCAGTGCCTGCCAACCTCGCCGCCGACCTGCCGACGGCCGAGACCAATCTGGTGGACGCGGTCGCGCTCGATGGTGCATTCTGGGTCGACAACGTCGAAGAGCTGACCAGCCGGTTCAACGCCTGGCTGGCGCAGTAAGGACATCAACACGAAAGGGAGCCCGTGGGTTGCGGGTTCCCTTTGTGCCTCCCCGGCATCGCCGAGGGAGGGGTCAACGCCTGCTGCGAGGGACATTTGTCGGCTTTCATCAATCTCGAACGCATCTCCAAATCCTTCGGCTCGTTCAAGGTGGTCGACGAGCTCGATCTGGAGATCGCACAGGGCGAATTCCTGAGCCTGCTAGGCCCGTCCGGCTCGGGCAAGACGACGATCCTTATGATGCTCGCTGGCTTCGTCGAGCAGACCAGTGGGGCGATCAAACTCCAAGGCCAACGCATCGACCATTTGCCGGCGCATCGGCGCAATATGGGCGTGGTGTTTCAGAACTACGCACTGTTTCCGCATATGACGGTGGCGGAGAATGTCGCCTTTCCGCTGATCATGCGCGGCATGCCGAAGGCGGAGGCCGCCGAGCGAGTCGCACGCGCCATCGACATGGTGCAACTCACGCACATCAAGGATCGCAAGCCGGCGCAGCTTTCAGGCGGGCAACAGCAACGCGTGGCATTGACCCGCGCGCTGGTGTTCGAGCCGAGCGTAGTGTTGATGGACGAGCCACTTGGCGCGCTCGACAAGCAGTTGCGCGAGCACATGCAGTTCGAACTGCGCGAGCTGCACCGGCGGTTGGGGCTAACCATCGTCTTCGTCACGCATGACCAGGGCGAAGCCCTGACGATGTCCAACCGCATCGCCGTGTTCAATGCCGGCCGGATCGAGCAATTGGCATCGCCCGAGGCGATCTACGACCGCCCGGAGACACGCTTCGTCGCCGAGTTCATCGGCGAGACCAACATGTTTGCCGGCAAGGTGGAGGCACGCGACGGCGAGCGAGCGAAGATCAGGCTCGATGCAGGCCCGATGGTGGAGGCCAACCTGACATCGGAGTTTGCCAGCGGTGCTGGGGCACTTGTAAGCGTACGCCCCGAACGGGTGCGGCTCGCCGAGACTTCAAACGCGGCGAACGCCATACCGGTCAAGGTGCTCGACACCGTCTACCAGGGCGACCATCTCCGCGTGCGGCTCGTCGGCAGCGGCGTCGAGATGGTCGCAAAGCTTGAGCGCACGGCCCGCGCCTGGGCCGTCGGCGCAGAGGCGTTCGCTACCTTCGACCCCGACGAATGCACGGTGATCGCGCCATGATGTCGTCGGCAACGCGCGCAAGACTGACGGCGCTGGGACTGATCACACCGCTGATGGCGTTCTTGCTGGTGTTCTTCGTCTGGCCCCTGGCAACGATGATGATGGCTTCGGTCACTGACGGTACGGTGCGCGGCGTGCTGCCGCAAACGGCCACGGTGTTGGCGGAATGGGATGGGGCTAGCCCGCCAAACGCGGAAATGTCGGCGGCATTGGTGACCGACCTGCGCATGCCGGTCGACTCACTCGCCTTCGGCGACGCAGTGCGGCGGCTGAACAGCGAGCTTTCGGGTTTCCGCTCGCTGATGTCGCGCACCGCAAGTGCTGCCAAAGGCGCAGCCGAAGGCCAGGCCCTCGACCTCGTTGCCATCGACCCACGCTGGGGCGATGCCAAATACTGGCTGGCGATGAAACGCGCCATGCCGCTCTACACCGACCGCTATCTGCTCGCCGCTGTCGACCTTGAACGCGACGCCAGCGGCGATGTCGCGCGGCTCGATGCCAGCACGTCGGCCAACCGTCAGATCATGCTGCGAACCTTCCTCATCGCCGCGTCTGTGACGCTGTTGTGCGCGGCGATCGGGCTACCCTATGCGCTGATCGCCGCGGCGAGCAAGGGGTGGGTGCGCGCGATACTATTGATCGCGGTGCTGTTGCCGCTGTGGACGTCACTTCTGGTGCGCACAGCAGCCTGGTTCATCCTGTTGCAGAACGAAGGCCTGATCAACGACGCGCTCAAGACAATCGGCTTGATCAGCGAACCGCTGCCGCTGATCTTTAACCGCACCGGCGTCATCATCGCCATGACGCACGTGCTTTTGCCGTTCATGGTGCTGCCGATCTACAGTGGCCTGCTGACCATCCCGGCGAACCTGATGCCGGCAGCGGCCTCGCTCGGTGCGTCGCGACTCAAGGCATTCCGGTATGTGCTGTTGCCACTCGCTTTCCCCGGTCTCATGTCCGGCTCGCTGCTCGTGTTCATGGTGGCGCTCGGTTATTACATCACGCCGGCACTTGTCGGCGGCGCCAACGACCAGATGATCAGCTCGGTCATCGCCTTCTTCGCCACAGGCACGGCCAATTGGGGCATGGCCGGGGCGCTCGGCCTTATCCTGCTTGTCGTCACAACGGTGCTCTATCTTGTCTATGGCAGACTTTCTCGCTCACCGACGATGGTGGCGACATGAGCGGCCAGACCAGTCCGATCCTGCGCACTGCCCAGATCGTGTTCGGCGTCGCCGTCGTGTTCTTCCTGCTGGCGCCAATCGTCGCCATCCTGCCGCTCGCCTTCAACTCCAGCGTATTCCTTAACTACCCTATTGAATCCTTCTCTTCGCGCTGGTTCGGCGAGTTGCAAAGCAACGACATGTGGCGGCGCTCGATCGTCAACAGCCTGATCATCGGCTCCGGCGCGACCATTGTCTCCACCGTGCTGGGCACGCTGGCGGCACTCGGGCTGCGCAGCAGCCAGCTCCCCTTCGCCAGTGCTATCCGCACCACCTTCCTGATGCCGATGGTGGTGCCGGCAGTGGTGCTTGGCGTCGGCATGCAGATGCTTTACGGCCGGCTCGGGCTCGCCAATTCCTACCTCGGCGTCATCGTGGCCCACGCAGTGCTGTGCATCCCCTTCGTGCTTGTCAGCGTGTCGGGATCTCTCAATGCCATGGACCCGTGGCTGGAGCGGGCGGCGGCCAGTCTGGGGGCTTCGCCGACGCGGGTGTTCCGGCGCGTAACTATGCCTATCATCATGCCCGGCATGCTGACGGGGGCGGTGTTCGCCTTCGCCACCTCGCTCGACGAGGTGGTGCTGACACTGTTCGTCGCCGGTCCCAACCAGCGCACGCTGGCCCGGCAGATGTTTGCCAGCATCCGCGAGAACATCAGCCCGGCAGTGGCGGCTGCGGCCTTCCTGATGATTGTCGGCACGCTTTGCATTGCGGGCCTTGTCGGCTTCCTGCGCTGGCGCAGCCAGAAGGCGCTGAAGCCTGCGTAGACAAAAGTGCCGGCCAAGTCTTCCCCTTCAGCCGGCACTGGATCAGTCGATCGGGAGGCATCAAGACCATCAACCGCCACGGCAAGCTCGCGGACGGGAGACGCTGGTTCAAAGCCGATTTGCGAGCTGTGAAGCAAGGACCTCCAGCGCTGATGCCCATACGTTAGCTTGATGTGAATTGACTCCGCAAGGAGTTTGTTCCTATTTCGTTCTCATGCCGCAGCCGAACCGAGCCACGCCCTTTCCACTGTCGAAGCTGAACGATGCCCGCGATCTGGTCGAGGTTCGGTGCGCCTATTGCAAGCGAGCTCACGTCTATTACCCGACGGACCTGATCCAGCTGTTCGGCGACGTCGACGTCGATTCACTTTCGGGCCGGATGAAGTGTGAGAGTGTCCCCGGCGGCCATGGGTTCCTCAGGGTCGAGCGCGTTTTCTCAGGCTCCAGAGAGATGGTCGGAAAGAAGATCCGCAGGCTTGTTGCCATCAGGGTCCAGCGCATTCCAGTCTGGCGGGAAGAATGACAGCCGCCGAGAAGCTAGTTCATAGCGCGTTGAACCTACAGACATCGTCGAACCAATCATTGCGCATGGGCGTGCGGGTCGTGACGCATGTCTTGAAAGACGCCGGCCGGGTGCCCGTCGGCGCTCGACCAGCGAGTTAGCGATCACTTAGTGGTATTGATCGCGATGCGCTTGGCGTTCGCCTGCGCCCTTTCCGTCTTGGGCAGCGTCACGGTGAGGACGCCGTTCTTGAATGCCGCCTCAACCTTGTCCTCCTCGACTTCGCGGCCAAGAGCAAGGCGCCGCTCGAAACGCCCGTAATAGCGTTCGCTGAACTGACGATCCTTGTCTTCGGTTTCCGATTTCTTCTCGCCGCGAAGTGTGAGAACACCGTCTTCAAGCAGAACCTCGACATCGTTCTCGTCAAGCCCGGGCATTTCCGCGACCACCCGGATTTCCTTGTCGTTCTCCGAGAATTCGACGCTTGGCCAGGTGCCATTGCGAGGCGTCATGCGGCCAAGAACCGACGGTGTGTCAAAGTCCCGGAACACCTCGTCAAACAGCCGATTGACGTTGCGATGCAGCGACATGAACGGATCCATGTCCTCACTGCGATTGATCGTCGGGGCCTGGTTGTTGCCACGGTTCCATGGGATCAGGTCACGTACACTCATTGTCGTCTCCTTTCGTCTTTCGCGACGACACCCCACCCTAGATGGGGTGTCGCACTGACCGTCCATACTGGATCATGCGGCTGCGGTCGCTTCGATCCGCTTCGACGCAGACTTCTTGTCAGCGTCGGCGTTAATCGCGATCCGTCGCGGCTTCATCTCCTCGGGAAATTCCTTCTGGAGGTCGATGATCAGCAGGCCGTTCTCGAGCTTGGCGCCCATGACGCTGACATGGTCGGCGAGTTCGAAACGACGGTCAAAGGTCCTCATCGCCAGTCCATGGTGGAGATACGAAACCTCGCCATTTTCTGGCTTCGAGCCGTTGATGACGAGCAGGTTCGGCTCATGGGTGATCGAAAGCTCGTCTTCTGCGAACCCAGCCACTGCTAGCGCGATACGATAGGTGTCTTCACCGAGCTTGACGATGTCATAGGGCGGCCAGTTGTCGGCCTGCGGTGAACTGGATCTTTCAAGGAGGTCGAAAATCCGGTCAAAGCCGATGCTCGACCTGTAGAACGGGGAGAAATCCATACTTGTTCTCATAGCTACATCCTCCTTTGAGCAACATAGGTACGAGGGTGCGCCAAGAAGCCTGGCGCTCCCTGACCGTGCCGGCCCTTTACAGCGGCCGACGAATTATGAGTTGGGAAGCGATTTGCGCCACGTCAAGGGGCAACCAATCGAGTCGACATGTGACGGCGTGGTGGTGGATTCGAAC belongs to Aminobacter aminovorans and includes:
- the hisD gene encoding histidinol dehydrogenase, whose amino-acid sequence is MQLPSEIAARIHHLKAPSPTAVADAGEIEQTVKSVLAGVRERGDEALREYSRTFDRAEVAHFEVSMAEREAAVAALDPQTAADTRFAIERVRAFAVAQLATMLPLEVEPLPGLHLGHRVIPIARIGAYVPGGRYPLLSAPVMTIVPAKVAGCDEVIACLPPNAHQSMIAGCHLSGADRIFRVGGAQAIAAMAYGTETIPAVDKIVGPGNAYVNEAKRQVFGSVGIDQLAGPSEIFIVADASGDAAMIATDLLAQAEHDVRTRVGLITTDPKLAQDTLMEVERQLAGLSTANVAAPAWRDYGQIVVCDDEAAMLGYSDFIAAEHLQIHTIDPHATAKRLRNYGSLFIGTMASVVYSDKCCGTNHTLPTMGAGRYTGGLWVGSYVKVCTHQWLERSGVEAVAPAAIRQSASEGLEGHRRAAALRMERMQLG
- a CDS encoding cupin domain-containing protein, coding for MSQIGEHLRELRRRRHLGIRELATRSGISHSTISLIERDRISPSVDTLSAILDALGTTLPGFFSGITSVVPSSPFYSARDCIEIGNHDSISYRMLGVNFPNRTLLMLHETYAPGADTGEAFSHQAQEAGFVMTGAVEITVGSESRVLMPGDGYYFDSRSPHRFRNASDEPSQIISAVTPPTY
- a CDS encoding ABC transporter substrate-binding protein, with amino-acid sequence MALSLVAGAASARDLTVVSWGGNYQDAQKKIYFEPYAQKLGKPVLDESWDGGIGVIAAKVKAGEPNWDVVQVETEELELGCTDGFYEKIDWDKLGGRDKFLAAGAHDCGVGAIVWSTMLSYDGDKLKDTVPTSWADFWDTEKFPGKRGLRRGPKYSLEFALMADGVKPADVYTVLRTPEGVDRAFKKLDEIKKDVVWWEAGAQPLQLLASGEVVMTTAYNGRISGINKTEGKHFKVVWPGSIYAIDSWVVLRNSPNKDDAMNFIAFASAPENQSKLPEYIAYGLPQKEAAAAVPANLAADLPTAETNLVDAVALDGAFWVDNVEELTSRFNAWLAQ
- a CDS encoding ABC transporter ATP-binding protein: MSAFINLERISKSFGSFKVVDELDLEIAQGEFLSLLGPSGSGKTTILMMLAGFVEQTSGAIKLQGQRIDHLPAHRRNMGVVFQNYALFPHMTVAENVAFPLIMRGMPKAEAAERVARAIDMVQLTHIKDRKPAQLSGGQQQRVALTRALVFEPSVVLMDEPLGALDKQLREHMQFELRELHRRLGLTIVFVTHDQGEALTMSNRIAVFNAGRIEQLASPEAIYDRPETRFVAEFIGETNMFAGKVEARDGERAKIRLDAGPMVEANLTSEFASGAGALVSVRPERVRLAETSNAANAIPVKVLDTVYQGDHLRVRLVGSGVEMVAKLERTARAWAVGAEAFATFDPDECTVIAP
- a CDS encoding ABC transporter permease subunit, which codes for MMSSATRARLTALGLITPLMAFLLVFFVWPLATMMMASVTDGTVRGVLPQTATVLAEWDGASPPNAEMSAALVTDLRMPVDSLAFGDAVRRLNSELSGFRSLMSRTASAAKGAAEGQALDLVAIDPRWGDAKYWLAMKRAMPLYTDRYLLAAVDLERDASGDVARLDASTSANRQIMLRTFLIAASVTLLCAAIGLPYALIAAASKGWVRAILLIAVLLPLWTSLLVRTAAWFILLQNEGLINDALKTIGLISEPLPLIFNRTGVIIAMTHVLLPFMVLPIYSGLLTIPANLMPAAASLGASRLKAFRYVLLPLAFPGLMSGSLLVFMVALGYYITPALVGGANDQMISSVIAFFATGTANWGMAGALGLILLVVTTVLYLVYGRLSRSPTMVAT
- a CDS encoding ABC transporter permease: MSGQTSPILRTAQIVFGVAVVFFLLAPIVAILPLAFNSSVFLNYPIESFSSRWFGELQSNDMWRRSIVNSLIIGSGATIVSTVLGTLAALGLRSSQLPFASAIRTTFLMPMVVPAVVLGVGMQMLYGRLGLANSYLGVIVAHAVLCIPFVLVSVSGSLNAMDPWLERAAASLGASPTRVFRRVTMPIIMPGMLTGAVFAFATSLDEVVLTLFVAGPNQRTLARQMFASIRENISPAVAAAAFLMIVGTLCIAGLVGFLRWRSQKALKPA
- a CDS encoding Hsp20/alpha crystallin family protein; the encoded protein is MSVRDLIPWNRGNNQAPTINRSEDMDPFMSLHRNVNRLFDEVFRDFDTPSVLGRMTPRNGTWPSVEFSENDKEIRVVAEMPGLDENDVEVLLEDGVLTLRGEKKSETEDKDRQFSERYYGRFERRLALGREVEEDKVEAAFKNGVLTVTLPKTERAQANAKRIAINTTK
- a CDS encoding Hsp20 family protein; the encoded protein is MRTSMDFSPFYRSSIGFDRIFDLLERSSSPQADNWPPYDIVKLGEDTYRIALAVAGFAEDELSITHEPNLLVINGSKPENGEVSYLHHGLAMRTFDRRFELADHVSVMGAKLENGLLIIDLQKEFPEEMKPRRIAINADADKKSASKRIEATAAA